A region of Streptomyces sp. NBC_01750 DNA encodes the following proteins:
- a CDS encoding pyroglutamyl peptidase, translating to MSRIRVRLHVVGVAFVTLTLAGSPLASARPAPARPAPAQPAPAQPATVEEARLDSAVPQEILRRSGFDAVAPEFTRALADVRSYRQAERAVVRQGSRLWDRAVDRAQGRGPARGDLSRDDDRPLYWARLGMTRELRQWQPEFGLPDAQRAKLLDRLERSSRGQDSMNLPAGKGFKRIVMTGFDPFTLDRDIRISNPSGATALALDGTWIRTGEGFARIETAVFPVRWQDFADGTVERTLRPQLPKADLFTTVSQGRVGRFDIERTNGAWRGGSLDNENLSRLETVPVGDPVSQPQWTTTTLPHAAIVAAGTGHFPVFDNTSVTEIPAGGTAPVVRPDGPTPGSTARAGGGGNYLSNEIAYRATLLRDRLGLTIPGGHVHTPVLQFGSGNTTEITDPEFVQNRLDIIAQVRSIIRVTAETTG from the coding sequence GTGTCCCGAATACGCGTCCGCCTGCACGTCGTTGGCGTCGCCTTCGTCACCCTCACCCTCGCCGGCTCACCGCTCGCCTCCGCCCGGCCCGCTCCCGCGCGGCCGGCTCCGGCACAGCCGGCTCCCGCGCAGCCGGCCACCGTCGAGGAAGCACGGCTCGACTCGGCCGTACCCCAGGAGATCCTGCGGCGCAGCGGATTCGACGCCGTGGCACCGGAGTTCACCCGTGCGCTGGCGGATGTGAGGTCGTACCGGCAGGCGGAGCGGGCCGTGGTACGGCAGGGATCACGGCTGTGGGACCGCGCAGTGGACCGGGCGCAGGGACGCGGCCCCGCGCGCGGCGATCTGAGCCGCGACGACGACCGCCCGCTGTACTGGGCGCGGCTGGGGATGACGCGTGAACTGCGGCAGTGGCAGCCGGAGTTCGGACTCCCGGACGCACAGCGGGCGAAGCTGCTGGACCGTCTGGAACGCTCCTCGCGCGGCCAGGACTCGATGAACCTCCCGGCGGGCAAGGGCTTCAAGCGCATCGTGATGACGGGCTTCGACCCGTTCACGCTGGACCGCGACATCCGGATCAGCAATCCGTCCGGCGCGACCGCGCTGGCGCTGGACGGGACGTGGATACGGACGGGCGAGGGATTCGCCCGGATCGAGACGGCCGTCTTCCCGGTCCGCTGGCAGGACTTCGCGGACGGCACGGTCGAACGGACGCTGCGCCCGCAACTCCCGAAGGCGGATCTGTTCACCACCGTGAGCCAGGGCAGGGTGGGCCGCTTCGACATCGAGCGGACCAACGGCGCGTGGCGGGGCGGGTCCCTGGACAACGAGAACCTCTCGCGCCTGGAGACGGTGCCGGTCGGCGACCCGGTGTCGCAGCCGCAGTGGACGACGACCACGCTTCCGCACGCGGCGATCGTGGCGGCCGGCACCGGGCACTTCCCGGTGTTCGACAATACGTCGGTGACGGAGATACCGGCGGGCGGGACGGCACCGGTCGTACGCCCCGACGGCCCGACGCCGGGCTCGACGGCGCGCGCCGGTGGCGGCGGCAACTATCTCTCGAACGAGATCGCGTACCGGGCGACGCTGCTGCGGGACCGGCTGGGGCTCACCATCCCGGGCGGTCATGTGCACACGCCGGTGCTGCAGTTCGGGTCGGGCAACACGACGGAGATCACGGACCCGGAGTTCGTGCAGAACAGACTGGACATCATTGCGCAGGTCCGGTCGATCATCCGCGTGACGGCGGAGACGACGGGCTGA
- the fabF gene encoding beta-ketoacyl-ACP synthase II has product MSSTNRTVVVTGIGATTPLGGDSASTWEGLLAGRSGIKALEGERFADLPVRIAALAAVDPGEVLPRPLARKLDRSAQFALIAAREAWADAGYTAPAGEDDKVQPERLGTVIASGIGGVTTLLDQYDVLKEKGVRRVSPHTVPMLMPNGPSANVGLEVNAQAGVHTPVSACASGAEAIGYAVEMIRTGRADVVVAGGTEAAIHPLPIAAFANMMAMSKHNDEPEKASRPYDKGRDGFVLGEGAGVVILESAEHAAKRGAKVYCEVLGQGLSADSHHIAQPEPTGRGIATAMQNLLDATDLKPSEVAHLNAHATSTPQGDIAEIKALRKVLGDELDHVAVSATKSMTGHLLGGAGGIETVATVLALYHRTAPPTINIDDLDEAVDADIVRGEPRKLPEGTIAAINNSFGFGGHNVVLAFRTV; this is encoded by the coding sequence GTGAGCTCGACCAATCGCACCGTGGTCGTCACCGGTATCGGCGCAACCACACCGTTGGGTGGCGACAGCGCATCGACCTGGGAAGGTCTGCTTGCCGGGCGTTCCGGTATCAAAGCCCTCGAGGGCGAACGCTTCGCCGACCTCCCGGTCCGTATCGCCGCGCTCGCCGCGGTCGACCCGGGCGAGGTTCTGCCGCGCCCGCTGGCCCGGAAGCTCGACCGCTCGGCGCAGTTCGCGCTGATCGCGGCCCGCGAGGCCTGGGCCGACGCCGGCTACACGGCTCCGGCCGGTGAGGACGACAAAGTCCAGCCCGAGCGGCTGGGTACGGTCATCGCCTCCGGCATCGGTGGCGTAACGACTCTGCTCGACCAGTACGACGTGCTCAAGGAGAAGGGCGTACGCCGCGTCTCCCCGCACACCGTCCCCATGCTCATGCCGAACGGCCCCTCCGCCAACGTCGGCCTGGAGGTGAACGCCCAGGCGGGCGTGCACACCCCGGTCTCCGCCTGTGCGTCGGGCGCCGAGGCGATCGGCTACGCCGTCGAGATGATCCGTACCGGCCGCGCCGATGTGGTCGTCGCCGGCGGCACGGAGGCGGCAATCCACCCGCTGCCCATCGCGGCGTTCGCCAACATGATGGCGATGTCCAAGCACAACGACGAGCCCGAGAAGGCTTCTCGCCCCTACGACAAGGGCCGTGACGGCTTTGTCCTCGGCGAGGGCGCGGGTGTCGTCATCCTGGAGTCGGCCGAGCACGCCGCGAAGCGCGGCGCGAAGGTCTACTGCGAGGTGCTGGGCCAGGGTCTGTCCGCGGACAGCCACCACATCGCCCAGCCCGAGCCGACCGGCCGCGGCATCGCCACCGCGATGCAGAACCTGCTGGACGCCACGGACCTCAAGCCGTCCGAGGTCGCGCACCTCAACGCGCATGCCACGTCGACGCCGCAGGGAGACATCGCCGAGATCAAGGCCCTGCGCAAGGTGCTGGGCGACGAGCTCGACCATGTCGCGGTCTCCGCCACGAAGTCGATGACCGGCCATCTGCTGGGTGGCGCGGGCGGCATCGAGACCGTCGCCACTGTCCTCGCGCTGTACCACCGCACGGCTCCGCCGACCATCAACATCGACGACCTCGACGAGGCGGTGGACGCGGACATCGTGCGTGGCGAGCCCCGCAAGCTTCCCGAGGGCACGATCGCCGCGATCAACAACTCGTTCGGCTTCGGCGGCCACAACGTGGTCCTGGCCTTCCGCACCGTCTGA
- a CDS encoding DUF3145 domain-containing protein codes for MTTRGVLYVHSAPRALCPHVEWAVAGVLGARVQLDWIRQPASPGTWRSEFSWRAEVGTASKLASALRGWQMVRFEVTAEPCSTAEGERYSATPDLGIFHAVTGIHGDILIPEDRLRAALARSAQGETELEAEIAKLLGKPWDDELEPFRYAGEGAPVRWLHQVV; via the coding sequence GTGACGACACGCGGCGTTCTGTACGTTCACTCCGCACCGCGCGCGCTGTGCCCGCACGTCGAATGGGCGGTCGCGGGTGTTCTTGGTGCGCGGGTCCAGCTCGACTGGATCCGGCAGCCCGCATCGCCCGGCACCTGGAGATCCGAGTTCTCCTGGCGTGCCGAGGTGGGCACAGCCTCCAAACTCGCCTCCGCGCTGCGCGGCTGGCAGATGGTGCGCTTCGAAGTGACCGCTGAGCCATGCTCCACGGCCGAGGGCGAGCGCTACAGCGCCACGCCCGACCTCGGCATCTTTCACGCCGTCACCGGGATACACGGCGACATCCTGATCCCCGAGGACCGGCTGCGCGCCGCGCTGGCCCGCTCGGCGCAGGGCGAGACGGAACTCGAGGCGGAGATCGCCAAGCTGCTCGGCAAGCCGTGGGACGACGAGCTGGAGCCGTTCAGATACGCGGGCGAGGGCGCGCCGGTCCGCTGGCTGCACCAGGTCGTCTGA
- a CDS encoding SGNH/GDSL hydrolase family protein: MRKTSRTRRSRGAAAVLTAAALLTTGALAGCDSSSDARGNGAPAKRRPSPSPTPVWDRSPDSIAAVGDSITRGFDACVVFSDCPEVSWATGTDAKVRSLALRLIGEPAAVAQRSWNFARSGADAGDLPEQMAQAAAKKPELVTVMVGANDACRDSAEKMTSVDEFRASFKASMARLRRTAPKTQVYVSSVPDLKRLWSTGRGNPLGRQIWKLGICSSMLGDSDDVSPKAQQRRAMVHERVVAYNEVLKQVCAKDLRCRYDGGAVFDYRFSGEQLSRWDWFHPSRNGQERLAEIAYRNVTAAKPPRP; this comes from the coding sequence ATGCGGAAGACCAGCCGGACACGCCGCTCGCGCGGCGCCGCGGCAGTCCTGACGGCAGCCGCACTCCTGACGACCGGCGCGCTGGCCGGATGTGACTCCTCGTCGGATGCCAGAGGAAACGGCGCGCCCGCCAAACGGCGGCCGTCCCCCAGCCCCACCCCGGTCTGGGACCGCAGCCCCGATTCGATTGCCGCCGTCGGTGACTCCATCACCCGTGGTTTCGACGCCTGTGTGGTCTTCTCGGACTGCCCGGAGGTGTCCTGGGCGACCGGCACGGACGCCAAGGTACGCAGCCTGGCGCTGCGGCTGATCGGCGAGCCCGCGGCGGTCGCGCAGCGGAGCTGGAACTTCGCGCGCTCCGGGGCCGACGCCGGTGACCTGCCCGAGCAGATGGCGCAGGCGGCGGCGAAGAAACCCGAGCTGGTGACGGTGATGGTCGGCGCCAATGACGCCTGCCGGGACTCGGCGGAGAAGATGACGTCGGTGGACGAGTTCCGGGCGTCGTTCAAGGCGTCGATGGCACGGTTACGGCGTACGGCACCCAAGACGCAGGTGTACGTGTCGAGCGTGCCGGACCTGAAGCGGCTGTGGTCGACCGGGCGCGGCAACCCGCTGGGCCGGCAGATCTGGAAGCTGGGAATCTGCTCCTCGATGCTCGGCGACTCGGACGACGTGAGCCCGAAGGCCCAGCAGCGGCGGGCGATGGTGCATGAGCGGGTCGTGGCGTACAACGAGGTACTGAAGCAGGTCTGCGCGAAGGATCTGCGCTGCCGCTACGACGGCGGGGCGGTCTTCGACTACCGGTTCAGCGGCGAGCAGTTGAGCCGCTGGGACTGGTTCCACCCCAGCAGGAACGGACAGGAGCGGCTCGCGGAGATCGCGTACCGCAATGTCACCGCCGCGAAACCGCCGCGGCCCTGA